The genomic stretch TGTGGTCGCATATAACACCGTCATCCATGGCTTCTTTAAGGAAGGGGAAATTGGCAAGGCATGTGATCTATTCCATGAAATGGCGCAGCAAGGGGTTGTGCCAGATGTGTTCACATATAACTCGATTATTGATGCGTTGTGCAAGGCCAGAGCAATGGACAAGGCAGAGTTGTTCCTCCGGCAAATGGTTGACAACGGTGTTCAGCCGGATGAAGTGACATATAATAGCATCATCCATGGATATTGCAGTTTGGGCAAGTGGGAAGAGGCATGTAAACTGTTCAGAAAAATGACAAGCCAGGGTCTCGTACCAAATATTATTACTTGGAACTCGTTCGGGGCCTCCCTTTGCAAGCATGGAAAAACCAAAGAAGCTGCAGCTGTTTTTGATTCCATGACTGCCAAGGGCCACAAACCTAACATCGTCACGTATGGTGCTCTGCTCCACGGTTATGCGTCTCAAGGATGCTTTGCTGATATGATTAATCTCTTTGATTCAATGTCAAGCAATGGTATTGTAGTCGACTCTCATGTTTTCAATATCTTAATTGATGCATATGCTAAACATGGAATGATGGATGAAGCTATGCTCATACTTACGCAAATGTGGGAACAAGGAGTGAGTCCAGATGTAATCACCTATTCGACTCTAATAGCTGCACTTTGTAGAATGGGCAGGCTGGCTGATGCTATGGACAAATTCAGTCAGATGATTTACATCGGGGTAGAACCAAATGCAGTTGTTTATCACTCCCTAATTCAGGGTTGTTGTACACATGGTAATTTAGGGAAAGCTAAGGAGTTGGTTTATGAAATGATGGACAGAGGTATTCCTCGACCCAACATTGTGTTCTTCAATTCAATAATTAACAGTCTATGCAAAGAAGGAAGGGTTTTGGATGCGCACGATATCTTCAACTTGGTTGTGGAGATAGGTGAGACACCTAATGTTATTACATTTAATTCGCTGATTGACGGATATTGCTTAGTCGGCAAGATGGAGAAAGCATCTCGAGTGCTTGATGCCATGGTATCAGTTGGCATTGAGCCTAATGTTGTTACGTATAATACACTTATTGATGGCTATCTTAAAAATGGAAGTATCGATGATGGGTTGAGTCTGTTTAGAGAAATGCCGCATAAGAAAGTTAAACCTACAACCGTTACATATAACATCATACTGGATGGGTTATTTCGTTCCGGGGAaactgttgctgcaaagaaaaagTTCAATGAGATGACCGAAAGTGGAACAACAGTGAGCATTTGCACATACAGTATAGTTCTTGGGGGACTTTGTAGAAATAATTGCACGGACGAGGCAATTGTCATGTTCCAGAAATTAGGTTCAATGAATGTGAAGTTTGATATTGCAATACTCAATATTATGATTAATGCAATGTACAAGGTTCGGAAAAGAAAAGAAGCTAAAGATTTGTTTGCTGTGATATCAGCGAGTGGGTTGGTACCTAATGCTTCTACTTATGGGATAATGATACAGAATCTTCTGAAAGAAGGATCAGTGGAAGAAGCTGACAGTATGTTCTCATCAATGGAGAAGAGTGGTTGTGCTCCCAGCTCTCGTATGTTAAATATTATCATCCGAATGTTATTGGAGAAAGGGGAGATAGTCAAGGCCGGAAATTACATGTCTAAAGTTGATGGAAAGAGCATCTCACTTGAAGCTTCAACTACTTCGTTGCTGTTGTCTCTCTTTTCAGGGAAAGGAAAATATAGAGAACACATAAATTTGCTCCCAGCAAAGTACCAATTTTTCGATGGATTCAGTTTTGTTGCATAGGACTCGGCTGATAAGCCTTGGTGTGGTTCAGAGCCCCCTCTCAACTATTTGGACGTGTATTTCTTCCGTTCATTCACCAGGATGGAGCTAAGTGATGGTTCACGGTGTTGTTCTGATCCGTTGTGTACCTGTTGGGCGTGCATCAAATGGACATTGATCCATCTGACATCCATTTGCACACGCAAGGACCGTCTGGTGGATTATATGTCTGCCAAGGGGAAGAAGGTTATAGATTTCAGTGAGAATACCATGATAGATCAGTATATGAGTACCACTTCTGTATGCATAATGTTCAAGTTTTTGTTCTGGACATCTTCCTTTGCAACTTCATGTATGAATCTATTAACTCCCTCTTGATGAGATCGTGATATGTTTTACTAAAAcaaatccctcttgcatcgatttcTCATCCGCCACTGAGCCCTCTGATTTGACATGTGTGATGTGCTCCCTGGTTCGGCATGGAGGCTCTGCTTAGTATCAAGGTAGATTGTGATGATCATGTTGGGACGAGATACATTTAGATGTCTGCTTGCTTAAATTTTATTGAATCAAGTTGCAAATGCAACTATTTTTGCTATGTGATATGATAAAACAAAAGGTGCAATGATTATCATGACATTGGTGCAGGTTAAAACTGCAATGGCCTTGACATGGTTCAGAGCTCCCTCTCAACTATTTGGACGTGTATTTCTTCCTTGCATTCACCAGGGTGGAGCCAAGTGATGGTGCAACCACGGTGTTCTGGTCTGGTGTGTGCCTGTTGGGCGTGCATCCTATGGACATTGATCCATGTGCCCTCTATTTGTGCGAGCAAGGGCTGTCTGGTGCATTAGATATTTGCTAATGGCAAAAAGATTGTGGATGTCTGTGAGCATATCATGGTGGATCTCATCCATGAGTTTATCTATCTCTTCCAAGAATCTCTTGTATTGGAAAGCGcaggcataaaagtaagattgctTAGGGGTAGAGTGGAGGTTGTGGCAGGTATGTTGTACTTCAACCAGGTAAATTTGTTTCATGGCACACTACCCTTTGTTAAAATGCATACAAAGTCTTTGTTGTATGGTGATCTTTGGAGGTTTCTATGTGAGCAGTTTAATGTTAATTAATTGATTTAATTCAACTCCTCAAAGAAGAATGACCCACGTGATCTATATAATGCAGCTAGTTCTTGTGTAGTTATCTATCATACAGAGCTGCTACTGAAGAACATGTCTCCCTAGTGTTGCTCTCATTTTACTTATTCATGTTAGCTTCGCTGCTTTTAGCGAAATCACttgtcatacttcaatccatgcgGAGGAGGTTCATTTCGTTTTGTTTCTCTTTTATTGACTTCTATGTTATTTACCACTTCTTTTGTTTGGCCTGCTTATTTAAGAAGGCTGATTGTCATGACCATTGACAATGGATGATATGCTTATCCAGCAAACTCGTCTTATCCCGTGGTTGCTGTTAATCATTATGCAAGTAGTGATGGAAAGGAAGCTACCGGAACATTATTGTGCATTCTACAACTTCTGACTGGCTCTTTCTTCTCACCAGAGTCGGTGTGGCTGCAGTATCTTGAGGGGATCATTAGCACTACTGTATGCATATCATCTTCATGTTTTGTTTGCACATCTATCCCTTGCAACTTTGTATATGGATCTATTACCTCCCTCTTGATGAGATAGTCAGATGTTTTACTAAGAAAAATGCCTCTTCTCTTTTCTTGTTCTTATCCGCCACTGAGCTTCTGATTTGACATGTGCTACATGCTTTCTGGTTGGGCCTGGTGGCTCTGCTTAGTATCGAGGTAGATTATGATGATCATGCTGGGCCAGGATATTTTTTGATGATGTCTACTTGGTTAACTTCTAATAAATCAAGTTGTAAATGCAATTATTTCTGTTATATAATAGGATAACATGAAAGGTGCGAGATTGCAATGGTGCATGTTGAAACTGTAAAGGCATTTGGAGATCTATGCGAAAACCTTGGTCGGCCAGTCGAACATCTCTACCTCCCCGTGTATACAGGTCAAAAGTTTCTCTGTTTGCTCCTCTGTA from Lolium rigidum isolate FL_2022 chromosome 4, APGP_CSIRO_Lrig_0.1, whole genome shotgun sequence encodes the following:
- the LOC124647114 gene encoding protein Rf1, mitochondrial-like, whose amino-acid sequence is MPPRYSPTPVSRIRRRLSSTATTTSPARPSRSWSPHAAFAAATERGRAGTLSPEDAHHLFDDLLRQAAPVSERSLDGFLAALARAPDSGACRDGPALAIALFNRARREEAGPRVARPTIFTYGVLMNCCCRALRPDLGLAFFGLLLRTGLKTNEIVGSTLLKCLCYAKRTDDAVNLLLHRMSEIGCVPNAFSYSIVLKSLCDDRRSQQALDSGACRDGPALAIALFNRARREPRVALPTIFTYSVLMNCCCRALRPDLGLAFFGLLLRTGLKTDVIVANTLLKCLCYAKRTDEAVNVLLHRMSELGCVPNAFSYSIVLKRLCDDRRSQQALDLLQKVRKEGGACSPDVVAYNTVIHGFFKEGEIGKACDLFHEMAQQGVVPDVFTYNSIIDALCKARAMDKAELFLRQMVDNGVQPDEVTYNSIIHGYCSLGKWEEACKLFRKMTSQGLVPNIITWNSFGASLCKHGKTKEAAAVFDSMTAKGHKPNIVTYGALLHGYASQGCFADMINLFDSMSSNGIVVDSHVFNILIDAYAKHGMMDEAMLILTQMWEQGVSPDVITYSTLIAALCRMGRLADAMDKFSQMIYIGVEPNAVVYHSLIQGCCTHGNLGKAKELVYEMMDRGIPRPNIVFFNSIINSLCKEGRVLDAHDIFNLVVEIGETPNVITFNSLIDGYCLVGKMEKASRVLDAMVSVGIEPNVVTYNTLIDGYLKNGSIDDGLSLFREMPHKKVKPTTVTYNIILDGLFRSGETVAAKKKFNEMTESGTTVSICTYSIVLGGLCRNNCTDEAIVMFQKLGSMNVKFDIAILNIMINAMYKVRKRKEAKDLFAVISASGLVPNASTYGIMIQNLLKEGSVEEADSMFSSMEKSGCAPSSRMLNIIIRMLLEKGEIVKAGNYMSKVDGKSISLEASTTSLLLSLFSGKGKYREHINLLPAKYQFFDGFSFVA